In the genome of Microbacterium endophyticum, one region contains:
- a CDS encoding bifunctional riboflavin kinase/FAD synthetase yields the protein MILFRDPSEIPVDFGPSVVAIGKFDGVHAGHRAVIERARVDAASAHRKVVAVTFDRNPLSLLRPDLCPRDVSGVTQKIQQLAETGVDATLMLTFDEELAEWEPREFVERVLVQPLRTRTVLVGQDFRFGRGGAGTPEVLAQLGEEFGFRVDVVEDVRAIDVDRRVSSTWIRELLAEGDVTDAAKLLGRPASVWGEVVHGLKRGRELGFPTANLSPELEGFVPADGVYAGWLVDEGSADGLRSGTRYPAAISVGTNPTFDDVHKRQVEAYVLDETDLDLYGHRVEVQFVERVRGMIAFNGIEALIEQMTKDVSHVRSALS from the coding sequence ATGATTCTTTTTCGCGACCCCTCGGAGATTCCCGTCGATTTTGGTCCGTCAGTCGTTGCCATCGGAAAATTCGATGGTGTGCACGCCGGTCACAGGGCCGTTATCGAGCGTGCGCGAGTAGACGCCGCTTCTGCCCATCGCAAGGTGGTTGCTGTGACGTTCGACCGCAATCCGCTGAGTCTCTTGCGTCCCGATCTTTGCCCGCGCGACGTCTCGGGTGTGACGCAAAAAATTCAGCAGCTGGCTGAAACCGGAGTGGACGCGACGCTCATGTTGACCTTCGATGAGGAACTCGCTGAGTGGGAGCCGCGCGAGTTCGTCGAGCGTGTGCTGGTGCAGCCGCTTCGCACGCGTACTGTGCTTGTCGGCCAGGACTTTCGATTCGGACGTGGGGGAGCAGGAACGCCTGAAGTCCTCGCGCAGCTCGGTGAGGAGTTCGGTTTCCGCGTTGATGTCGTTGAAGACGTTCGAGCGATCGACGTCGATCGCCGGGTGTCCTCAACCTGGATTCGCGAGCTTCTGGCCGAGGGTGACGTGACGGATGCGGCGAAACTTCTAGGGCGCCCAGCATCCGTATGGGGCGAGGTGGTTCACGGGCTGAAGCGCGGTCGAGAGCTTGGCTTTCCGACGGCGAACCTGTCGCCCGAACTTGAGGGCTTCGTGCCGGCAGACGGCGTGTACGCGGGATGGCTTGTCGACGAAGGGTCGGCCGACGGGCTGCGAAGTGGCACTCGATACCCCGCAGCTATCAGCGTCGGCACGAACCCGACATTCGATGACGTACACAAGCGTCAGGTCGAGGCGTACGTTCTCGACGAAACTGATCTAGATCTTTATGGTCACCGCGTTGAGGTGCAGTTTGTCGAGCGGGTCCGCGGAATGATCGCTTTCAATGGGATCGAAGCACTCATTGAGCAGATGACGAAAGACGTTTCCCACGTCCGTTCGGCGCTGAGCTAA
- a CDS encoding DEAD/DEAH box helicase: MPSTATATQNSSPRRRRSSSTNRRDEEAPLIPILARKVREVEAKAQRGKLGPTNRVKFQVIAFLVREERARVKADSEITDSARAELLKRLDGVATILAKTAARDTSLIQLLEVDHAASPVARRMRRDWLLESGAELAPDELIITDAAPAPTEVVPAALAERQVRPPQVELRQMSNPFLAPDLTPRAPKDAPRRRLDGWELMGPLYKAFEMGAGGTAATMPLPEVPEYDRLSPKGLDVMPHQSRFLEAVREGHRAFLLADEPGLGKTAESVLAASVADAYPLLAVVPNVVKMNWAREVERWTPHRRATVIQGDGETIDAFADVFIVNYEILDRHLSWLSSLGLKGLVVDEAHFIKNLTSQRSKNVLALAARIREQVRDPLLLALTGTPLINDVEDFDAIWRFLGWTNGEKPGAELMEKLDATGLTPADKAFYPEAREAVISMGIVRRKKKDVAADLPDKLVADLPVQLDDDFGRSIRQAERELGERLAARYRRIIEARGDRGLAPGEIDEDIVRLVAHNELEESKASGTGSENVFSMVRRIGQAKAVLAADYAAQLQRSVGKVVFFAKHIDVMDAAEAHFAAAGMKSVSIRGEQTTAVRQGAIDAFNNDPTVGVAVCSLTAAGVGVNLQVASNVVLAELSWTAAEQTQAIDRVHRIGQDEPVTAWRIIAAHTIDTKIAELIDSKQGLAARALDGEAVDPASSDSVQLSALMHLTRRALGG; this comes from the coding sequence ATGCCGTCCACGGCAACCGCCACCCAGAACTCTTCGCCGCGTCGTCGGCGTTCTTCGTCGACGAATCGTCGTGACGAAGAAGCTCCGCTGATCCCCATCCTTGCTCGCAAGGTGCGGGAGGTCGAGGCAAAAGCACAGCGTGGAAAACTCGGACCGACCAACCGTGTGAAATTTCAGGTCATCGCATTCTTGGTGCGCGAAGAGCGCGCCCGCGTCAAAGCCGACAGCGAGATCACTGACTCCGCGCGGGCCGAGCTGCTCAAAAGGCTCGATGGCGTCGCGACAATCCTGGCGAAGACCGCTGCGCGCGACACTTCCCTCATCCAGCTTCTCGAAGTCGATCACGCTGCCTCACCGGTCGCCCGGCGGATGCGCCGTGACTGGCTCCTCGAGTCAGGTGCGGAGCTTGCTCCCGATGAGTTGATCATCACGGATGCCGCTCCCGCACCGACCGAGGTTGTTCCTGCCGCGCTCGCCGAACGTCAGGTCAGGCCCCCGCAGGTCGAGCTTCGGCAGATGTCGAATCCTTTCCTTGCTCCCGACCTGACTCCGCGCGCTCCGAAGGATGCGCCGCGTCGCAGGCTCGACGGGTGGGAACTCATGGGCCCCCTGTACAAAGCTTTCGAGATGGGCGCTGGCGGAACAGCGGCAACGATGCCCCTTCCTGAAGTGCCCGAGTACGACCGGCTCTCGCCCAAGGGCCTCGACGTGATGCCACACCAGTCACGATTCCTCGAAGCTGTGCGTGAGGGCCACAGGGCTTTTCTCCTCGCCGACGAGCCCGGCCTTGGTAAGACTGCAGAATCTGTGCTTGCGGCATCCGTCGCCGACGCGTACCCCTTGCTGGCAGTTGTTCCGAACGTCGTGAAGATGAACTGGGCACGCGAAGTCGAACGCTGGACTCCTCATCGCCGCGCGACGGTCATCCAGGGCGACGGCGAGACCATCGACGCTTTCGCCGATGTCTTCATCGTCAACTACGAGATTCTCGATCGGCACCTCTCTTGGCTGTCCTCACTGGGGCTCAAGGGGCTGGTTGTGGACGAAGCTCACTTCATCAAGAACCTCACCTCACAGCGCTCCAAGAACGTGCTTGCACTGGCGGCGCGCATCCGGGAACAGGTGCGCGACCCGCTTTTGCTCGCGCTGACCGGGACACCGCTTATCAACGACGTTGAAGATTTTGACGCAATCTGGCGTTTTCTGGGGTGGACGAACGGTGAAAAGCCGGGTGCGGAGCTGATGGAAAAGCTGGACGCCACAGGACTTACTCCCGCGGACAAAGCTTTCTATCCCGAGGCTCGCGAGGCAGTCATCTCGATGGGAATTGTGCGGCGGAAGAAGAAAGACGTCGCGGCGGACCTGCCGGATAAGCTCGTCGCCGATCTGCCCGTGCAACTTGATGATGACTTCGGTCGCTCTATCCGCCAGGCAGAACGTGAGCTCGGTGAGCGTCTTGCGGCACGCTATCGACGCATTATCGAAGCACGTGGTGATCGAGGTCTCGCTCCCGGCGAGATCGACGAAGATATCGTGCGCTTGGTCGCTCACAATGAGCTTGAGGAGTCGAAGGCTTCTGGCACAGGTTCAGAAAACGTCTTCAGCATGGTGCGCCGTATCGGGCAGGCCAAGGCGGTACTCGCGGCTGATTACGCGGCCCAATTGCAGCGTTCGGTCGGCAAGGTCGTTTTCTTCGCCAAGCACATCGATGTGATGGATGCGGCCGAAGCCCACTTCGCTGCAGCAGGCATGAAGAGTGTCTCGATTCGCGGTGAGCAAACAACAGCTGTGCGTCAAGGCGCGATCGACGCGTTCAACAACGACCCGACGGTCGGCGTAGCAGTTTGTTCGCTGACCGCAGCCGGCGTCGGTGTCAACCTGCAGGTTGCCTCCAACGTGGTCCTCGCCGAACTGAGCTGGACGGCGGCTGAGCAAACGCAGGCCATCGACCGCGTGCACCGCATCGGTCAGGATGAGCCGGTGACCGCCTGGCGCATAATCGCGGCGCACACAATCGACACGAAGATCGCCGAGCTCATCGACTCGAAGCAGGGCCTCGCCGCCCGAGCTCTCGATGGCGAAGCCGTTGATCCGGCATCGAGCGACTCGGTGCAGTTGTCAGCTTTGATGCACCTCACTCGCCGCGCGCTCGGCGGATAA
- a CDS encoding S9 family peptidase: MTSNDSAHAPSAPVASRVPLIRLHHDDEVSDSYEWLRSKDDPTVRAHLEAENEYTSARMAHLSPMQERIYQEIKSRTLETDLSLPVRRGEWWYYGRTVEGKQYGIQCRAPLASADDWTPPVLSPDVDVPGEEVLLDGNVEADGEEFFSLGSFEVSNDGNLLLYGVDTEGDERYTLRVRDLRTGENIAEEIPGTSAGANFSPDARFIVYSTVDDAWRPDTVWLHEMGADVASDVKLFHEPDDRYWVGAGFTRSDKYLVIGIGSSITSEEWLIDADDLRSEPRVVWPRREGIEYDSDHAVVDGEDVLYILHNDKALDFELVKVSAADPLGQRQTVLAHEPGRRLLGVSTFRDWAVVGYRRAGLPRLGLLDYATSAVKELLFDEPLYAAGAGSNPEWAPPLLRIGFTSFITPSTVFDYVIDSGELLPRKQQVVLGDFDSADYAQERVWVTAADGAKIPMSLVWKRSFGDAGESPRPVHLYGYGSYEHSIDPGFSIARLSMLDRGVIFAVAHVRGGGEMGRQWYEDGKLLAKRNTFTDFVECARFLVDAGYTTPAQLVAEGGSAGGLLMGAVANLAPELFAGILADVPFVDALTTILDPSLPLTVIEWDEWGDPVHNADVYEYMKSYSPYENVRDGVDYPRILAVTSLNDTRVLYVEPAKWVARLREVGADALLKCEMVAGHGGVSGRYNAWRERAGELAWLLDVVGIADEDQPKRAAASS; this comes from the coding sequence ATGACTTCGAACGATTCCGCTCACGCGCCATCTGCCCCAGTAGCATCCCGCGTTCCTCTCATCAGGCTGCACCACGATGACGAAGTCAGTGACAGCTACGAATGGCTGCGATCCAAAGACGATCCGACAGTTCGCGCTCACCTCGAGGCAGAGAATGAGTACACATCGGCGCGAATGGCTCACCTCTCGCCAATGCAGGAGCGAATCTATCAAGAGATAAAGAGCCGCACACTCGAAACCGACCTCTCTCTGCCCGTGCGAAGGGGCGAGTGGTGGTATTACGGACGCACAGTCGAAGGCAAGCAGTACGGTATCCAGTGTCGTGCGCCGCTTGCGTCCGCCGATGATTGGACCCCACCAGTACTCTCCCCCGACGTCGACGTTCCCGGTGAAGAGGTTTTGCTCGATGGGAACGTCGAAGCTGACGGCGAAGAATTCTTCTCGTTGGGAAGCTTCGAAGTCTCAAACGACGGCAATCTGCTTCTCTACGGTGTCGATACCGAAGGGGATGAGCGGTACACACTTCGCGTGCGCGATCTGCGAACCGGCGAGAACATCGCCGAAGAAATTCCCGGCACTTCCGCGGGAGCAAACTTTTCACCGGACGCCCGCTTCATCGTGTACTCGACGGTCGACGATGCCTGGCGCCCCGACACCGTATGGCTGCACGAGATGGGCGCCGACGTCGCCTCAGACGTCAAACTCTTTCACGAGCCCGACGATCGCTACTGGGTCGGCGCCGGGTTCACCCGGAGCGACAAATACCTTGTCATTGGCATCGGCTCCTCGATCACATCAGAAGAGTGGTTGATCGACGCGGACGATCTGCGCTCCGAACCTCGGGTGGTGTGGCCACGCCGCGAAGGGATCGAGTACGACAGCGATCACGCAGTTGTCGACGGCGAGGACGTCCTGTACATCCTGCATAACGATAAGGCTCTCGACTTTGAACTCGTCAAGGTGTCAGCGGCCGATCCTCTCGGTCAACGGCAGACGGTGCTGGCCCACGAGCCAGGGCGGCGCCTACTCGGCGTCTCGACCTTTCGCGACTGGGCCGTCGTCGGATACCGCCGTGCCGGCCTTCCGCGACTCGGGCTGCTGGATTACGCAACGAGCGCTGTAAAAGAGCTGCTATTCGACGAGCCGCTTTATGCCGCCGGCGCTGGGTCAAACCCGGAATGGGCACCGCCCCTCCTTCGCATCGGATTCACGTCTTTCATTACACCGAGCACAGTCTTCGACTATGTGATTGATTCAGGCGAGCTGCTACCGCGCAAGCAGCAGGTCGTGCTGGGCGACTTCGACTCAGCTGACTACGCGCAGGAGCGGGTATGGGTTACGGCCGCAGACGGCGCGAAGATTCCGATGTCGCTCGTCTGGAAGCGTTCGTTCGGTGACGCCGGAGAAAGCCCCCGTCCCGTGCACCTGTACGGGTACGGATCCTATGAGCACTCGATAGACCCGGGCTTCTCGATCGCTCGACTTTCGATGCTCGACCGAGGCGTCATTTTCGCCGTCGCGCATGTTCGCGGTGGTGGCGAAATGGGACGTCAGTGGTACGAAGACGGCAAGCTGCTCGCCAAGCGCAATACCTTTACAGACTTCGTCGAGTGCGCACGATTCCTCGTGGATGCTGGTTACACCACTCCCGCTCAGTTGGTCGCTGAGGGCGGATCGGCCGGCGGACTGCTGATGGGAGCCGTGGCCAACCTCGCGCCAGAGCTCTTCGCCGGAATCTTGGCGGATGTACCATTTGTCGACGCGCTGACGACGATTCTTGATCCCTCGCTTCCGCTGACAGTGATCGAGTGGGATGAATGGGGAGACCCAGTGCACAACGCCGATGTCTACGAATACATGAAGTCGTATTCGCCCTACGAGAACGTGCGCGACGGAGTCGACTATCCGCGAATTCTCGCGGTCACGTCACTCAACGACACCCGCGTGCTGTACGTCGAGCCTGCGAAATGGGTCGCGAGACTTCGTGAAGTCGGTGCTGACGCACTCCTGAAGTGCGAGATGGTCGCCGGACACGGTGGCGTCAGTGGTCGTTACAACGCGTGGCGCGAACGCGCCGGCGAACTCGCCTGGCTTCTCGATGTCGTCGGTATCGCCGACGAGGATCAGCCGAAAAGAGCCGCTGCCTCTTCGTAG
- a CDS encoding 6-phosphofructokinase gives MKIGILTSGGDCPGLNAVIRGVVLKGTTNYDLEFVGIRDGWRGLVDGDFFPLTRHEVKGLSKVGGTILGTSRTNPYEGPRGGAENIAKTMYGHRIDAILAIGGEGTLAAANRLANDGINVIGVPKTIDNDLRATDYSFGFDTAVNIATDAMDRLRTTGDSHQRCMVAEVMGRHVGWIALHAGIASGAHVICIPEVPMSIDEICEQVTSAHDRGRAPLVVVSEGFTITGMDEAFSDKGLDAYNRPRLGGISEVLAPEIERITGVETRATVLGHIQRGGSPSGFDRVLATRLGLHAADAVVEGSWGQMVALRGTDIVRVPFAEALGELNTVPQYRYEEAAALFG, from the coding sequence ATGAAGATCGGCATCCTCACCAGCGGGGGCGACTGCCCCGGACTGAACGCGGTTATCCGCGGCGTTGTGCTCAAAGGCACGACAAACTACGACCTCGAGTTCGTAGGGATCCGCGACGGATGGCGGGGACTTGTCGATGGTGACTTTTTCCCGCTCACCCGTCACGAGGTCAAAGGGCTCTCAAAGGTCGGCGGAACGATCCTCGGGACTAGCCGCACAAACCCTTATGAAGGTCCACGCGGCGGCGCTGAGAACATCGCCAAAACGATGTACGGGCACCGAATCGATGCCATTTTGGCGATCGGTGGGGAAGGTACTCTCGCTGCTGCGAACCGCCTCGCGAACGACGGTATTAACGTCATTGGTGTACCGAAGACGATCGACAACGACCTGCGAGCCACCGACTACTCGTTCGGCTTCGATACCGCAGTGAACATCGCCACCGATGCGATGGATCGCCTTCGCACCACTGGTGACTCGCACCAACGATGCATGGTGGCCGAGGTCATGGGACGTCACGTTGGCTGGATCGCGTTGCACGCGGGTATCGCCTCCGGTGCTCACGTCATCTGCATCCCAGAAGTTCCGATGTCGATCGACGAAATTTGCGAGCAGGTCACGAGTGCACATGACCGCGGTCGGGCACCACTCGTAGTGGTGTCAGAGGGATTCACCATCACCGGCATGGACGAAGCATTCAGTGACAAGGGTCTCGACGCCTATAACCGCCCTCGCTTGGGTGGTATCAGCGAAGTGCTGGCTCCTGAGATCGAACGGATCACCGGTGTTGAGACACGTGCAACCGTGCTCGGCCATATTCAGCGCGGTGGCTCGCCGTCAGGTTTTGACCGCGTACTCGCAACCCGGCTTGGTCTCCACGCCGCCGATGCGGTCGTTGAGGGCTCCTGGGGCCAGATGGTGGCGCTACGCGGCACCGATATCGTGCGTGTGCCGTTCGCGGAAGCGCTCGGCGAGCTCAACACGGTGCCGCAGTACCGCTACGAAGAGGCAGCGGCTCTTTTCGGCTGA
- the deoC gene encoding deoxyribose-phosphate aldolase, with the protein MPSLPSEAAVAAMIDHAILKPEFTRADVDVELDIAAEWRVFSVCVRPSDISHAVERLAGTEVAVGTVIGFPHGTTSTAAKVAEVRQAIADGAAEVDMVVNIGALRSGFDDAVVADIRAVKDAAGDHITKVILETSLLDDEQIARGSRLVEAGGADFVKTSTGFAGGGATVPDVALMHANVSSAIAVKASGGVRGLSTALEMIEAGATRLGTSASATILGELRALHAGEAISGITDESSY; encoded by the coding sequence ATGCCTTCGCTCCCCTCTGAAGCGGCTGTCGCCGCGATGATCGATCACGCAATCCTGAAGCCCGAGTTCACACGTGCCGACGTCGACGTCGAGCTCGATATCGCCGCCGAGTGGCGTGTATTCAGCGTGTGTGTGCGCCCGTCTGATATTTCCCACGCAGTGGAGCGCCTCGCAGGCACCGAAGTCGCCGTCGGCACTGTCATCGGCTTCCCTCATGGCACCACCTCAACTGCTGCCAAGGTTGCCGAGGTGCGTCAAGCTATCGCTGACGGAGCGGCCGAGGTCGACATGGTCGTCAACATAGGCGCGCTGCGCTCAGGTTTCGACGATGCGGTCGTCGCCGATATTCGAGCGGTGAAGGACGCAGCTGGCGACCACATCACGAAAGTGATCCTCGAGACGAGTCTCCTCGATGATGAGCAGATCGCCCGTGGCAGTCGGCTCGTTGAAGCGGGCGGTGCTGATTTCGTGAAGACCTCAACAGGATTCGCGGGCGGCGGTGCAACTGTGCCGGACGTGGCCCTCATGCACGCAAATGTCTCCAGCGCGATCGCTGTCAAGGCTTCAGGTGGCGTACGGGGCCTCAGTACGGCGCTCGAAATGATCGAAGCCGGCGCAACCCGCTTGGGGACAAGCGCGAGCGCGACAATTCTCGGCGAGTTGCGCGCTTTGCACGCGGGTGAAGCCATCAGCGGAATTACCGACGAATCTTCCTACTGA
- a CDS encoding inorganic phosphate transporter, whose amino-acid sequence METAVIIVVLVIGLALFFDFTNGFHDTANAMATPIATGALKPKVAVALAAGLNLVGAFLSTEVSKTISHGIIREDQITPELFLPLIFAGLIGAITWNMLTWLLGLPSSSSHALFGGLIGATLVGVGVMAIDFGVVMSKVILPAVIAPFTAGLIAFLTTRLAYAVTRRHDKKPDGRDGFRWGQIFTSSLVALAHGTNDAQKTMGVITLALIMAGWQNSADADPQLWVILACGLTIALGTYMGGWRIIRTLGKGLTDVKPAQGFAAETSTASTILASSALGFALSTTQVASGSVIGSGLGRRGSLVRWRTVGRIAVGWLLTLPAAGAVGAFAAWLVVLWGGWGIAVDAVAAVVVVLALFLRSRRDTVNADNAMSEVADSGHAVKVKKNPPLTRRQRAARQKKTDPDHNGGDPS is encoded by the coding sequence GTGGAAACCGCAGTAATCATTGTCGTTCTGGTCATTGGCCTTGCGCTTTTTTTTGACTTCACGAACGGTTTTCACGACACCGCCAACGCGATGGCTACGCCCATCGCCACAGGTGCGCTAAAACCCAAAGTCGCAGTCGCTCTGGCGGCAGGGCTCAACCTCGTGGGTGCTTTTTTGTCTACGGAAGTGTCGAAGACGATTTCTCACGGGATCATTCGTGAAGACCAGATCACTCCGGAGCTCTTTTTGCCGCTGATTTTTGCGGGTCTGATCGGTGCCATTACGTGGAACATGCTCACGTGGCTTTTGGGGCTGCCATCCAGCTCGTCGCACGCGCTGTTCGGCGGCCTCATCGGAGCGACGCTGGTCGGCGTTGGTGTGATGGCCATCGATTTCGGCGTCGTCATGAGCAAGGTGATCCTTCCCGCCGTTATCGCTCCCTTCACTGCCGGGCTCATCGCTTTCCTCACGACCCGCTTGGCGTACGCCGTCACCCGTCGCCACGACAAGAAGCCTGACGGACGAGATGGCTTCCGCTGGGGGCAGATTTTCACGTCGTCTTTGGTAGCGCTCGCTCACGGCACCAACGATGCCCAGAAGACAATGGGCGTGATCACGCTCGCACTGATCATGGCGGGTTGGCAGAACTCTGCGGATGCCGACCCACAGTTGTGGGTGATCCTCGCGTGCGGGTTGACCATTGCGCTGGGCACTTACATGGGTGGGTGGCGAATCATTCGCACGCTCGGGAAGGGGCTCACTGACGTGAAGCCTGCGCAGGGCTTTGCGGCCGAGACATCGACAGCCTCGACGATTTTGGCCTCGAGCGCGCTCGGCTTTGCACTGTCGACGACTCAAGTTGCCTCGGGATCAGTCATCGGGTCCGGTCTTGGAAGGCGCGGCTCGCTCGTTCGTTGGCGCACAGTCGGGCGAATCGCCGTCGGATGGTTACTCACACTCCCGGCTGCCGGCGCAGTAGGCGCATTCGCCGCGTGGCTGGTAGTCCTCTGGGGCGGGTGGGGAATTGCCGTCGATGCTGTTGCCGCCGTCGTCGTGGTGCTGGCGCTTTTCTTGCGTTCACGTCGTGACACCGTGAACGCAGACAACGCGATGAGCGAAGTTGCCGACTCCGGCCATGCCGTTAAGGTCAAAAAGAATCCGCCGTTGACGCGACGCCAGCGCGCTGCTCGCCAGAAGAAGACTGACCCGGACCACAACGGAGGTGATCCTTCGTGA